tttttttaataaaaagatttaaaaaaccatatttttgttttaagttaACAAACGGCAAACTCCAATAAAGTTCTCCACAACACACCaattttatttaagataaaCAAGAAAAAGTTTGTTTtagaaattcaattttaaaattttcagaaCTCAATAGGATACTTTGATATATTTCACAAGACTTAAAAGTtcagaaataaattatttttaaaataattttaaattgagtttttcaaaatatatatatattttttaaaatttttaattttcttgaatatatttgaaattttgtgGACTAGgtgaatttttcaattttttttaaagtcttgAGTAACTATCAACTTTGGAGGATTTATAGGAGTAGGTTTATAATCACAAATCAACCTCACATTTTTAtacaagaaacaaaaaaaaaaaacgccttattttttaattttaatttctatcgTTCTTCTATCATCTTCGTTATTATTCTTAGTTCGGGTCCACTTCGACGACCAATTTTCCCAGCGTTTTCTGCTATTTTGATTTCTACAAAATCTTTGCTACCTTGCAACTGATTTTCCTCACTCGTTCAACCTAAATACACATCCCTCGCCTAATTTCAACCATTCCACAAAATCCTATTCAATCAATTTCAAAACCCTAACCCATTCCATGGCGTCCAAGAAGCAATCGGAAGGAATCGCCTTGTTGTCCTTGTACAACGACGATGGTGACGACGAAATGGAGGACATCGAAGACGAagacgaagaagaagatgaagacgtGATGCGCGGGGAGTATCATGATGACGCCGCTGGACCCGCGGCGGATGAAGATTTGGCCGCTGACACAGATAGAACGACGGTTGCTGATTCCGGAAACGAGGTAGCCGGCGACGGTTTTACTCCGACGGAGAAGAGTAGGACCCCACATGTGAACAGGTTGTTTTCGCCGCCGCAAGAGCAACAACGTGTGGAATTGAGGATTAGTAGGAGTGCCACGCTTACGATAGTTGACTATGGCCATGACGAAGTAGCAATGTCACCTGAGCCTGAGGTACTCTCCTTCTCACTGAGTCCCTTTCAGTTAAACGGTTGTTTAATATCAGCTATAACGGCTTTGTAACACTTAATCGTAGCGGAATTCAAACAAACAAGTATTTTCTGCGATACACCATTACATTATCTTTAGATAGTTTATATTCTGAAATGTAACTAGTGGGTCTTAGTTGGTTTTTTTTTGCAGGAGGGAGAGATAGATGGTAGTGGTCGAGTCATGTTTGGGGATCAGCTTCATGTGATAAATGGTaagttgaattgttgttcccCATTTGATAGTTCAGTTTTTAACAATTTTGTCTTGCTTAGAAGTTGCAGTGTAAATTTGTacccaaaaaagaaagaaagaaattgcAGTGTAAATTGGAATTGGAGTAATAAATAGGAGATTTATGTTTGTTGCTTTGTTGTATTTGTTTCATTACTATTGATTTGGGTACATTGTTGTTTATGTCTATTTTACTGCCTAACATGAAACTTTACTGCAGGTGATTTGCTGGATAGAACATCATCAGGAACAGTCCAAGTTTTGACACCTAACAATCAAGCTAACACACCCCAATTTTCTGAGGCGTTGCAATCTGATACCTTGAATAATGATGCTGTGATTAGACCCAATGATGCAGAGCTTGAAGAAGCAGATCAAGATGAGCATAAGTCTGTAGATCCATTGGATAAATTTCTTCCTCCTCCGCCCAAAGCTAAATGCTCAGAGGAGCTACAAGTAAGTTCTGTTGAAATGACTAAATAACTATAATCGATCAATGCCATTTGGATACAAAGTAAAGAACCATGCAATTGCTGAATTTAACTGGTTTGGTTTGTTCCTAATCTAGCATTCTATATTCTTTATTGCTCAtgaatttgatataaaaaacgCTTTGGTAATTAGAGGGTTGTGTTGAACTTTTAGATCTTATTTGCTTTCTTTGTTGGTCTGCTCAGCATCTGCGCATTTCCTGTACATAAGCATTTTTATTCAAGTTGCAACCTTTGTCTTCCTTCTCTGTATGTGATTATAATGTACATTGCTAGTTGAAATGACTTGTTTCAGTAATCAATAATCTGGATTTAAAGCCGTAATTTTGACATCAGAGTGGTTTATATTGCCTTTGTTTTGGGCGTAAGCTGAAATGCAACATTAACATATCTGGCTTGGGAATTCCCaaattacattttattgttTGTTTTAACTGTTTGACTTTGACATGAAGATATGTATTGTTTTGATGATTGCTCATCCAGTCCCCGTGTTTGCTCATTTTTCCGGCTTTTTACCGGATCTTAGCTTCCGGTAGTGTATTTGGGGGCAGGAGCAAACACGGGGCGGATGAGCTACCTTCATTATTTTTATCAGTAAATACGCTAATCCACATACCTccgtttatattttattttacctaGAGAGTAGAATCTCAATGTTTATTTTTCCCTCTTGAGTAAAAAGATGGGTGCAAAATATTGTAGCCAATGTCCGTTTTGTAGTTTCCTCACCCCTTATTTTGAAGTTACTTATTTAGAATGTTGTGCAATGCAATTAACGTCAGTTTACATTAAATcttcatatttaaaatagagGAAACTATCTAGTCTGAAATAAAATGGGTTTCCTCTTCCCACCAGTACTGGTGCTTCTTTTTAGTGCTGAGAATCTAGCTGGCTTGGTGCTCAATGTGGAAAAGGGAGTATAGTGCACCACTCAAGACAAACAATTTATGCATTATGTATCATACTATTATTgagatataaaatattattgtttgttACCGCCGTCTTTTCCTATTTAGCCAAGGGGGAAGAAAGGATAATAAGGCAGGCCTTTACTCCTCCTTTCAGATAGTTCAATAATCAGATAAAGTTTTATTACGTTGGAACTTGGAAGTGATCCACATTATGTAGATTtgtctttttttgtttgtttctttcaaCTGCATAATACTATCTAATAGAAAGCAAGAAGAAGGGTTGGGACTTGGGCCACCTGGGTCCGAGTGAGAGTCTTGTGTCTAAGGTGCGGAGGGCCTACCATAGGAATTGTGATACAAAGAATAAAAATTCTGAAGTTACTGGGCTGGCAGAAGATGGAGGAAAATGAGTGTAATGATAAGTTAGTTTTATATAAAAGGAACAAGTGGTGGAAGAGGGAATTCTGTTATAGAGAAATAGCGAGGTCACAAAAAGTCCTTCTCCCATGAAGGGAGGCATGGCATGGCTAACATTGTTCTATcagattttctttttctttcttttgtagTTTGCCCTTTTCGTCAATACAAATTACCAGTTATCCAGTATTTTAATCTTTGGGCCTATTATAGTTCAACTCTTTTTCTTAAGCATGGGACCAGACATGTAATCCATGGTATGGCAGGATTTTATTGCTTCGTGCAATACATATAATTCTCCCCATCTATTGGAAAAGCACTCGATTGTTGTTGTAAATCAAGTAAAACTTTACGTTCTAGGTAGTGGGTTGGAATAGGTTGTTTGTAAATTGAAACTTTCACTTAGGTGGTTTTGTAACTTTTAGACCTTGCAATTTTTTCTCGTCAATTTTCATCACTACCTTTAACTTTATGTTATTgcagagaaaaataaataaatttctgGAGTATAAGAAGGCTGGAAAAAGTTTTAATGCAGAAGTTCGCAACAGGAAGGACTATCGAAACCCGGACTTTTTACTGCATGCTGTGAGGTACCAGGATATTGATCAAATAGGGTCTTGCTTCAGTAAAGATGTATTTGACCCTCATGGATATGATTCAAGTGACTTCTATGATCAAATAGGTCCGTATTTCCTCTTGTCTTGATCTTTCTTCTTGGTGTTCTTTCTTGGTATTTGTGTGTAGTTTGTTCCTGTACTCACctcaatcaattaattttatttatttatttattcaatagaTCACCTACTATTTGTAGTGTCTGTAGTCTGTACATGTTTTGAGTTCGTCTATATTTTCGCCACTGAGAATTTGGCTAGCTGCTTACTCCATAATCTGACGGctgttttaaaatatagaatattgCATGCCTCTTATCTATTTTCGATtccaatattaaaaatattttttgctgttgtagaatttttatttcttgttcTCATTCTCAAGATAACTTTGAGGTTATCATTCAGGCTGACTTACTAGAACTTGTGTCAGAGAATTAATGATAAGCTTGGTGAAGTATAATTGAGCAGACTACATATTCTGAATAACAGTAACTTAGAGATATCATAATTTCTTTTGTTGCACTACTTTATGGATGACACTGATTTGATTTTTACTCTCCCCCTCTCGCCTCACGTTTGTCAAATTTTCTTGTTCTTGACTTGGCAAACCAAATATGTGCCTAGTTTAAGTTTCTATTCTTGGTATGTCATCTTTTTGGCATGATCCCTTGGCATGCATTTACTAATAcattaattagtttaaaatgAGTAGTGCAAGTACTATACCTATCTCaactattattattgttgttagtGATGGTGCAGCCATTATTTGTTTTTACATACTTGCTCCCATTTGATTTTGTCAATTATCTAAAACAAAACAGAAGCTGATATGAGGCGAGAAAGTGATAAGAAAGAGCAAGAGAAGAAGAAAGCACAAAATCCGAAGGTTGAATTTGCTTCTGGAGGTACGCAACCAGGAATTGTGCTTGGTGCTCCCAGGATCAGCATGCCCGTTACAGGTTTAGAAATCACCTAGTTTATTTGTGCAGTGCTGAAGCTTTTTCTTTGAAGCCAGTTATcaatataatatgttcttttCTTATGGTGCTTCTATGTTGACTTTTTGCATAGGCGGCTCTGCTGCAACTACAGGTGGTATGCAATTGGTGCCTCCTGCTGCAGATTCTATTAATCGCGATGGTGGTAGGCagaacaaaaaatcaaaatgggATAAGgtatttatctaaaaaaatgcAAATGCAACTTCAGTGACCCTCATCATTGTGCTTACTAAATTCTAGTGAATTATAGGTGGATGGTGATCGAAAAAATCCTCTGCCCTTGGGCCAGGATTCTGTATCTACAGCAGGGGCTCATGCGGCAATTTTATCTGCTGCTAATGCTGGTAGTGGATACATGCTATTTGCGTAAGTTGTTCAACAACCTTgaacttgtttatgcattttataTCTTTTGAATTTGGTCATG
The genomic region above belongs to Cicer arietinum cultivar CDC Frontier isolate Library 1 chromosome 4, Cicar.CDCFrontier_v2.0, whole genome shotgun sequence and contains:
- the LOC101511423 gene encoding uncharacterized protein isoform X2, with the translated sequence MASKKQSEGIALLSLYNDDGDDEMEDIEDEDEEEDEDVMRGEYHDDAAGPAADEDLAADTDRTTVADSGNEVAGDGFTPTEKSRTPHVNRLFSPPQEQQRVELRISRSATLTIVDYGHDEVAMSPEPEEGEIDGSGRVMFGDQLHVINGDLLDRTSSGTVQVLTPNNQANTPQFSEALQSDTLNNDAVIRPNDAELEEADQDEHKSVDPLDKFLPPPPKAKCSEELQRKINKFLEYKKAGKSFNAEVRNRKDYRNPDFLLHAVRYQDIDQIGSCFSKDVFDPHGYDSSDFYDQIEADMRRESDKKEQEKKKAQNPKVEFASGGTQPGIVLGAPRISMPVTGGSAATTGGMQLVPPAADSINRDGGRQNKKSKWDK
- the LOC101511423 gene encoding uncharacterized protein isoform X1; the encoded protein is MASKKQSEGIALLSLYNDDGDDEMEDIEDEDEEEDEDVMRGEYHDDAAGPAADEDLAADTDRTTVADSGNEVAGDGFTPTEKSRTPHVNRLFSPPQEQQRVELRISRSATLTIVDYGHDEVAMSPEPEEGEIDGSGRVMFGDQLHVINGDLLDRTSSGTVQVLTPNNQANTPQFSEALQSDTLNNDAVIRPNDAELEEADQDEHKSVDPLDKFLPPPPKAKCSEELQRKINKFLEYKKAGKSFNAEVRNRKDYRNPDFLLHAVRYQDIDQIGSCFSKDVFDPHGYDSSDFYDQIEADMRRESDKKEQEKKKAQNPKVEFASGGTQPGIVLGAPRISMPVTGGSAATTGGMQLVPPAADSINRDGGRQNKKSKWDKVDGDRKNPLPLGQDSVSTAGAHAAILSAANAGSGYMLFAQQKRREAEEKRSSERRLERRS